A single genomic interval of uncultured Desulfobulbus sp. harbors:
- the katG gene encoding catalase/peroxidase HPI: MTESGKCPVTGKTHISNAGKGTTNRDWWPNQLNLKILHQHSTLSNPMGKQFDYADEFKRLDLSALKKDLYALMTDSQDWWPADYGHYGPLFIRMAWHSAGTYRMGDGRGGAGSGSQRFAPLNSWPDNVNLDKARRLLWPIKQKYGRSISWADLMILAGNCALESMGVKTFGFGGGREDIWEPEEDVYWGAEQEWLATSDKPHSRYSGERDLDNPLAAVQMGLIYVNPEGPDGSPVPIESAKDVRETFARMAMNDEETVALVAGGHTFGKCHGAGPATHVGPEPEAAPIEEMGLGWKSSYGIGKGGDTIGSGIEGAWKPNPIKWDMGYLKVLFKYEWELVKSPAGAYQWLAKDVDEEDMVVDAHDPTKKLRPMMTTADLSLKFDPIYEPIARRYLENPEEFADAFARAWFKLTHRDMGPRSRYLGSEVPAEELIWQDPIPKADYQLIDKGDIEELKTKILESNLTVSQLVTTAWASAATFRGSDKRGGANGARIRLTPQKDWQVNQPQELAKVLQTYQEIQQSFNGAQTGGKKVSIADLIVLGGCAAVEQAIKKAGGAVEVPFTPGRTDATQEQTEVTSFAVLEPAADGFRNFQKAQYSVTAEELLLDRAQLLTLTAPEMTVLIGGMRVLGANYNQTPYGMFTNHPGALTNDFFVNLLDMKTTWHPVGDHGVYEGRDRGSGEVKWQATRVDLVFGSNSQLRALAEVYACADGQEKFMHDFVAAWNKVMNLDRFDLAGL, encoded by the coding sequence ATGACTGAAAGCGGGAAATGTCCTGTAACAGGAAAGACGCACATCTCCAACGCAGGAAAAGGGACCACTAATCGCGATTGGTGGCCCAATCAGCTCAATCTGAAGATTCTGCATCAGCATTCTACGCTGAGCAACCCGATGGGAAAACAGTTTGACTACGCAGACGAATTCAAAAGGCTCGACCTTTCAGCTCTAAAAAAAGATCTCTATGCCCTCATGACTGATTCCCAGGACTGGTGGCCTGCGGATTATGGTCATTATGGACCGCTGTTTATCCGCATGGCCTGGCACAGTGCCGGGACCTATCGTATGGGGGATGGTCGGGGAGGTGCAGGTTCGGGTTCGCAACGTTTTGCCCCGCTCAACAGTTGGCCGGATAATGTCAATCTCGACAAGGCAAGACGGTTACTCTGGCCGATCAAGCAAAAGTATGGACGCAGCATCTCTTGGGCCGACTTGATGATTTTGGCCGGTAACTGCGCCCTCGAATCCATGGGAGTCAAGACTTTTGGTTTTGGCGGTGGACGTGAAGACATCTGGGAACCGGAAGAGGATGTTTACTGGGGAGCTGAACAGGAGTGGCTGGCGACCAGTGATAAACCGCATAGCCGTTACAGTGGCGAACGTGACCTGGATAATCCCCTCGCAGCTGTGCAGATGGGACTGATCTACGTTAATCCGGAAGGACCAGACGGATCTCCAGTTCCAATTGAATCAGCAAAAGACGTCCGCGAGACCTTCGCTCGAATGGCGATGAACGACGAGGAAACCGTCGCCTTGGTTGCCGGCGGCCACACCTTCGGTAAATGTCATGGTGCCGGGCCTGCGACCCATGTGGGACCGGAACCGGAAGCCGCACCCATCGAAGAGATGGGGTTGGGCTGGAAAAGCAGTTATGGCATCGGAAAAGGTGGGGACACTATCGGCAGTGGTATTGAAGGTGCCTGGAAACCCAACCCGATCAAGTGGGATATGGGCTATTTGAAGGTTCTTTTCAAATACGAGTGGGAATTGGTGAAAAGCCCTGCCGGTGCCTATCAGTGGCTTGCCAAAGACGTGGATGAGGAAGACATGGTTGTCGATGCTCATGATCCCACGAAGAAACTGCGTCCAATGATGACCACAGCCGATCTTTCTCTTAAATTTGATCCTATTTACGAGCCGATAGCTCGTCGCTACCTCGAAAATCCGGAAGAATTTGCCGATGCCTTTGCCCGTGCCTGGTTCAAACTGACCCACCGCGACATGGGCCCGCGTTCACGCTATCTCGGCTCTGAGGTTCCGGCAGAAGAACTCATCTGGCAGGATCCGATTCCTAAAGCGGATTACCAACTCATTGATAAGGGGGATATAGAGGAGCTCAAGACCAAAATTCTCGAATCGAACCTGACGGTATCGCAACTGGTCACAACTGCCTGGGCATCTGCCGCCACCTTTCGCGGATCCGACAAACGCGGAGGCGCCAACGGTGCACGCATCCGCCTCACCCCACAAAAGGACTGGCAGGTCAATCAGCCCCAGGAGCTTGCAAAAGTCCTGCAAACCTACCAAGAGATTCAGCAATCCTTCAACGGTGCGCAAACAGGCGGCAAAAAGGTTTCCATTGCCGATCTAATAGTGCTCGGTGGCTGTGCCGCTGTGGAGCAGGCTATCAAAAAGGCTGGTGGTGCCGTGGAGGTCCCCTTTACTCCTGGCAGGACCGATGCCACGCAGGAGCAGACCGAGGTGACAAGTTTTGCCGTCCTTGAACCCGCTGCTGATGGATTTCGCAATTTTCAAAAGGCGCAATACAGCGTAACTGCGGAAGAACTGCTGCTCGATCGTGCGCAGTTACTTACCTTGACTGCACCCGAGATGACGGTCCTCATTGGTGGCATGCGTGTGCTTGGTGCCAATTACAACCAGACGCCTTACGGGATGTTTACCAATCATCCGGGGGCACTGACCAATGATTTTTTTGTCAATCTTCTCGACATGAAAACCACATGGCACCCTGTTGGCGACCATGGAGTGTACGAGGGACGGGACCGGGGCTCTGGAGAGGTGAAGTGGCAAGCGACCCGAGTCGACCTCGTTTTTGGTTCCAATTCCCAGTTGCGGGCGTTGGCTGAGGTGTATGCCTGCGCAGATGGTCAGGAGAAGTTTATGCACGACTTCGTTGCTGCTTGGAACAAAGTGATGAATCTTGATCGCTTTGATCTTGCCGGTCTGTAA